Within Desulfovibrio litoralis DSM 11393, the genomic segment CACCTGTACCGGTAATAACGTTTTTACCACCCGTATTATTCATACCAACAGCAGCATAATTATAGTCATGGCTATTAACTTTTATCTCAATATCTTTAGCCTTGATTTCGTTTTTGTAGTCAGGGTTAAGATAATTGCTCGAAATATCCATTCCAGAGATTATAGAAGTATTGACTTTATTACCTGTTGCAGTTTGATCAACATTAATCTTAACCTTTTCGCTGTCAATTATGTTTGTACCATAAGAAGCAGACAAACCAGAGCTTTCTTCTCTACCTTTAACGTTAATTTCTACATCAGTAGCGGTTATGGTATTTTGACCACTGTCTTTAGCCTGTACTCCAAAACTAGTGCCTTTTGTACTGGTGGCATTAATAATAAGTTTCTCATCTGCATTGATATCCGTTGTTCCGCCGATTGCTCCAACAGATATGGCATAACCAGTACCAGTGTTTGTAGCCTCAATGGTTACATTTTTACCGCTGATGGAAATATCTCCCTTATTCTCTGCCGCAATGCCTCGAGCATAAGAGATAGAATTAGCACTACCGCTAATTTTAACATCTCCGCCAGCATCTATAATGACCTTGCTATCCTTACCTACTACGTGAACGCCAGAGCCAGTTTCTTTCGCTTTAGCATGAATATCTACATTCCCATCAGCTGTAACTGTGTTTGTACCACCAACTGTTGAGAAAAGACCAAAGGCGTTACCACCTGTGCTTGTTGCGTTAATTTTAACATTTCCATCTGCATTAACACTGTTCTTACTGTCTGCATCTTGAGCATACATGCCATAACTATTGACAAAAGTACGGGTATGGTTGGCAGATATATCTACATTCCCTGTTGATTCAATGATGTTTTGACCACTGATGGTTGAGTTAACACCATAAGCATTACTCGTACCGCCTTTTGCATTTATTTTAACATCATTAGCGTTAAGAATTTCGTTTACGCCACCTTCTGTCGCATTAATACCATAAGCACTTTTGCCACCCGAAGCCTCGATTGTAACATTTTCAATTCCGTTAATGGTGTTACGAGAGGCGGTTGGGTTTGTGCCTGTACTTGCACCTGAAGCCCACATACCAGTAGCGTTACCACCAGTGCCGCTAGTAGTGCTAATAATAAGCTTGTCAGTAGTACCAGTATCACCAGTTATGGTGTTAATGCCACCGCTTGAGGCTCCAATACCGGTTGCTACACCTGTTTTACCTGTTGTGTTAATGCTAATATCATTACCCTTGATAGTATTGCTAGCACCAAGACCACTCGCACCCAAGCCAGTAGCGGTGTTACCAGTCATATTTAGGATTACGTTATCAGTGTCAATGATATTTTGACCACTACGAGCAGCGTTCATACCAGAAACTTCACCATTATTGGAGTTTAACTGAATATCAACTTTACCTGTGCCATCATCCTTGCGTGCATTTATTATATTTTTACCGGCTAGTTCGCTAGATCCGGAGACATAAGAGTCCATAGCGGTAGCAGTACCGTTATTGACGTTGATATTCATATTGACTGTTTCAGCCGTAACTGTGTTTGTAGCCGCCTCTTTTTGAACAAATAAGCCTTTTGCACCCAACTCAGCCTTAATATTAATATCTGCTTGTTTTGCGTTAAGATTAAAGTCTCCTATACTTTGGTTATTAACACCCCAAGCATAAGAACCGGGAGTAGCTGTTTCTTGGTTTACATTAATATAAGCAGTTTCTTTTGCGTTTAGGTTTACATCAACATTCCCCATAACCATATTAATGCCGTTAGCACCGCTGTTTCTACCACTACCGCCGAGACCTGTGGTAAATTTAGCATTGTCGTTTGCATTAATAGTTATATTGCCTGTTTCGCTGGTTATAGAAATAGAGTTTTTATTTGAATTTCCATATGTATATATACCGCTTGCCGCAGCCTTTGTTTCATTAACGTTAGCACTGGTTTTTGTAGCACTTATAGTAATATCGTCTTTGGCATTTATGGTTGTTGAACCACCATAATTTTGGATAATACCACTAGCCGCAGAACCGTCGCCTGTGGTGCTAGCCGTAATATCTATTGTTGAGCCTGATTTTATATCTAATGTACCGTTGACACTAGAAACACCATATGTGGAAGAATTATTACTCATAAATTGAGTTTGTGCGTCTTGATTTTTAGCGTTAATAACAATCTTGCCACCGGCATCAATAAAGCTGTCACCTGTGTTATTTACGCCACCGGCACCTAATTGGTTAGCATTGGCATCAATGGTGATATCTCCATCTGCCTTAAGTGTAGCTTGTCCTGTTACGCCATAAGCATACTTTTCAGCGTCAACGTCAATATCAATATTTTTAGCAGTAATAGTGTTTCGGCTATCAGCGTTGGTATCAGAGTTAATACCCCTGCCAGTACCATTGAGACTGTCTATATCAATCTTTACATTGCCGTTGTTAGCTTGGAGAGTGTTTGCCCCACCATTAGAAGCTTCCATGCCCACACTATAGTCTTTTGAACTTACAGTAAGAGCAATATCGCCTTGTCCTGTGTTAACGGTGTTACTTCCAGCATTGGCATACATACCATATCCTGCATCACCACCGGCTTTAATATCTACGTTAGCTTTATTGGCAGAAACACTATTTTCTTCTCCAACTGTCTTAATGGCATAAGCTGTACCTGTGGTAAGATTTTTTTCTACAGTAACTTGTCCGTCATCGGCTATAACGGTATTTTTCCCATCAAGTCCACCAAGATATACAGAATCTTTACCTGAACCGGCATTGATTGTGCTACCAGAAACAGTATTATTAAAGCGGATATAGTCATCTTTATCGCTTGATTCTAAAGTGCCGTTTTTAAACTCTTGACCTTGGTGCCATTCGCCGTGTTTTAGACCACCTTTATCAAGAGAGTAACCACCGTTCTTGGAAGGATCTTCTGCGTTAAGATCTTTTGAAGAAATGTCATCGTTTTGATTTAAAATAACTTGTACGTTAAAAGAACCCTTGTCGTTTTTAAGAGTAATGTAACCATAAATATTTTCTGTGCCGTTTGCCGCTACATAATCAAGACCTGCTTGATTTAAGGTAAGTGTAAGCAAACCGTTGGCATCTATATTTATATCAAAATAATTTTTAAAAGCAGGGTCTTTCCACTCAATATCTTGAGGACTGTTTACTTTTATTCCAAAAAATGAAATTCCTGCCGGAGTTGTGGTGTCTTGAGTATACATAACAGCACGAGCATCATAAGGAGTTTGTTCAGGTCCAGTTGGTTCAGAACCACTATCGTCATAACTAACATTAGCTATTGTGCTTTCACTGACTTCTGTATTTCTTGAC encodes:
- a CDS encoding type I secretion C-terminal target domain-containing protein — encoded protein: MATTQLRNPKGQIVSISVIPNMELAFGFETGTALYSHEDNNLVISFADGGQIILENFYVQPADAMPKFVVEEGTDMPAEQFLAQFNDETLLPAAGPTANAQPATGADGSGLNAYLDNAGNLIDGVDRLNGLGNDQWSRNTEVSESTIANVSYDDSGSEPTGPEQTPYDARAVMYTQDTTTPAGISFFGIKVNSPQDIEWKDPAFKNYFDINIDANGLLTLTLNQAGLDYVAANGTENIYGYITLKNDKGSFNVQVILNQNDDISSKDLNAEDPSKNGGYSLDKGGLKHGEWHQGQEFKNGTLESSDKDDYIRFNNTVSGSTINAGSGKDSVYLGGLDGKNTVIADDGQVTVEKNLTTGTAYAIKTVGEENSVSANKANVDIKAGGDAGYGMYANAGSNTVNTGQGDIALTVSSKDYSVGMEASNGGANTLQANNGNVKIDIDSLNGTGRGINSDTNADSRNTITAKNIDIDVDAEKYAYGVTGQATLKADGDITIDANANQLGAGGVNNTGDSFIDAGGKIVINAKNQDAQTQFMSNNSSTYGVSSVNGTLDIKSGSTIDITASTTGDGSAASGIIQNYGGSTTINAKDDITISATKTSANVNETKAAASGIYTYGNSNKNSISITSETGNITINANDNAKFTTGLGGSGRNSGANGINMVMGNVDVNLNAKETAYINVNQETATPGSYAWGVNNQSIGDFNLNAKQADINIKAELGAKGLFVQKEAATNTVTAETVNMNINVNNGTATAMDSYVSGSSELAGKNIINARKDDGTGKVDIQLNSNNGEVSGMNAARSGQNIIDTDNVILNMTGNTATGLGASGLGASNTIKGNDISINTTGKTGVATGIGASSGGINTITGDTGTTDKLIISTTSGTGGNATGMWASGASTGTNPTASRNTINGIENVTIEASGGKSAYGINATEGGVNEILNANDVKINAKGGTSNAYGVNSTISGQNIIESTGNVDISANHTRTFVNSYGMYAQDADSKNSVNADGNVKINATSTGGNAFGLFSTVGGTNTVTADGNVDIHAKAKETGSGVHVVGKDSKVIIDAGGDVKISGSANSISYARGIAAENKGDISISGKNVTIEATNTGTGYAISVGAIGGTTDINADEKLIINATSTKGTSFGVQAKDSGQNTITATDVEINVKGREESSGLSASYGTNIIDSEKVKINVDQTATGNKVNTSIISGMDISSNYLNPDYKNEIKAKDIEIKVNSHDYNYAAVGMNNTGGKNVITGTGETDKLLLEVTGNSSTGMSPSVGMKASGKAAINTIDGVEDITIDVKDKSKGGAAGLYANTTGTNQILNAEKVNIMVEAQEGHTRGLHSVISGSSNIVAGTDQDTDRLDINVKLQAAGSAYGVEAQGGTNTIRDIETVNIDVERSHTENNFIASGLYAWSKGKNEIINAKNVNIDVDTNGFAYGLYASESDNTISNVENININTTSGKNTATGMHTTAGGKNTITGSAKDTDKIAIITEGNSTGTNVVSGMYATNTGSTLMSSTNTISGIEDVKIKTTNNNTGDTYGIYSSAGGKNTIEDAVLTDVKAYGKGTTRGVHSDNKGKTEIISDNINVLAQNTGAGLAVGVSAKDAQTILTATGGTINVEANANSNANIAYGLATNTDGQNILTAKDVNIDATNTNGGAYGLSGSGTNGINTINATGNVDIDAKGTGVTYGASAYSNGGKNVITADSVNISAESSSNNAYGLHAVYGTNTIQAHENATTGIEVRITVTAGAGKEALAMYAGGTAAINKITGTEHSDYVNIKGNIYAENGGKNIISTGAGDDTVVLDGKVYSSGTGSPTGLTLEMGDGYDILTLKATSFNDFETKFSAWLLQMAANPKFGVESIEVTNWSNWSQADQASLLDFFSSNSQFAGIDVPKTVTDDFVAGTVDHTNPTFIDRQSSFDGIKDGADSVHNFNSDKNDTIRVDGDVSHTDLTFADAGHDSLNISGALHDSSVNTDVSYNGTLNLEAGSLDNSNLDLLGGINNINIHGEIDNFSSVTLGSGNDTLNVQGDFTGTINMGAGDDTVMLHGNADGGTVHGGDGNDTIIGDAGNNTLYGDAGNDILNGGDGNDVLYGGFGADTFVWEGPHLGGTDTIMDFNIAGGDKIELEHLFSDTSDLSQLLHDHRLDLKVNQGNNSALELTIKSSGGETEQTIIIHGSTQDGSSLGVAYADIGSDQTEQLALLQQIIILQNQ